A genomic window from Silene latifolia isolate original U9 population chromosome 11, ASM4854445v1, whole genome shotgun sequence includes:
- the LOC141611336 gene encoding putative late blight resistance protein homolog R1A-4: MSLYRRILRDLDIIEADVERYFGSSTQDLESKIASVRHGLMYIIPYWDSRLGETYSLRQLEDFKDGNEFIDYWLRKVDCSTESSCEGGECLWHTADYFYSCSYPEDGKNDWVKGVERVLESLESVEHVDEVTLSMSDECRAIKQGLGLLLCFHKSMANWSLEKLEEIRPLTDDMSRHMKDYAQRVMLIFKLLPLTSVDGKSDISTLAEEITNYVSYWRNIRNSRLLNITLEDRCGPEYETLVCLTDDLQYLLIRLLDDLPSQMVLDIRRFVDELDDIRCVLSPTWIKIFVEGDISDFIASDIYNCANLASHVISDLNTHDQEKIAHITDVAWKIYMKYNETTSSIDDFFRYARLILEEVVLSKTLATRYVRELSVLHTFIKDHGSIKLQDKYQEIELIFYDTWMQLWSLWLRKLKSKKEFLTLTLDIFKDITANMLQLDLIEYLVQMPKANELLRDLRISLVTAEADNLFVKLVYSLEKNLVETLTTEGVGDVVEDVEVEVIEAAHNYILFFREFKNDGCSGLKEGVDGFNASLRHAYDEYIKLPSMELSMSDFEFCDMLLNLTDFMETDTHISDQIGILHDDLSICLSFLQPYTMRHAKQEEVKQIWTQIMKLGRKVDNMIHTFEEFPTWYNKLRVSYVSREVKLIKETLPKISMTEVEGPDIHAEYQMGKGHATEDSKDEVSFEEEDRLRTQLTTGSRNLEKISIVGMPGLGKTTLAMRLYKDCAKFFNAHAWCYVGQEFRRKELLQNIIGQISERPSSEINVMGVEDLATLLKQCLRQKRNYFIVLDDVWDVAAWDALCKSFPSSDNGSKILITSRYSIVGEKVCGDKNVTNVIKLNLLTADKSWDLLQKKVFGTRSCPKRLCEVGKGIAEKCCGLPLSIVMIAGVLKNKNETEDGWKEIERSLDGHLLTEGSSTLELSYRHLPVRMKQCFLYCAAFSKGTEIPRSKLIRLWLAERFVKTSYEQESLESAAEKYLHDLVDRSLLMVAKSGSNHQIQTCRIHDLLLDFCIQKAKAEKLLFTMDRLDDLGSFQQRGRVYFCSIGEHFERDIFDKLLTPLKPRSLICAVPLYVPWDTIPFVFKNLKSLTLLDLDKCEFNDDLSAIVEELTLLRYLALRGSMTRIPSTISGFLNLETLIVRGTRGEVEVPHTIFSLSKLRELLVNKRARICMHPSNDNSVSSLQNFSTPILSGRIADQIIVRLPNLRKLRCIILEPFDWSILDRLCHLECLRVFYQSWSPFCGKFRFPSNLYKLTLSGFKSPWLEIEKIAVMLPRLEILKLQLRAFEGEQWNTTATFKNLKYLRMEGLNIKEWEASDDNFPSLERLVVRRCKSLHKIPEEFGSIGDLMGIEAHWCDASLGKSVLKIKRDQIDGGNMKFEAIIYPNVIDLSDDEDLSE, translated from the exons ATGAGCTTATACAGGAGAATATTGCGGGACTTGGACATAATAGAAGCTGATGTCGAGAGATATTTTGGATCTTCCACGCAAGATCTCGAAAGTAAAATCGCGTCGGTCAGGCATGGGTTGATGTACATCATACCATATTGGGATTCGCGTCTTGGGGAGACATACTCTCTTAGACAACTAGAAGATTTTAAGGATGGTAATGAATTCATTGATTATTGGTTGCGAAAAGTGGACTGTAGCACCGAGTCCTCCTGTGAAGGAGGTGAGTGTCTCTGGCACACGGCTGATTACTTTTACTCATGTAGCTACCCCGAGGATGGGAAAAATGATTGGGTGAAAGGCGTAGAGAGAGTACTGGAAAGTCTGGAATCTGTTGAGCATGTTGATGAAGTAACTCTTTCAATGTCAGATGAGTGTAGAGCCATTAAACAAGGACTTGGACTCTTGCTATGTTTTCACAAGTCGATGGCGAATTGGAGCTTAGAAAAGTTGGAAGAAATTAGGCCACTGACAGATGATATGTCTAGGCATATGAAAGATTATGCCCAGAGAGTTATGCTCATCTTTAAGCTACTGCCATTGACCAGCGTAGATGGAAAGAGCGACATTTCTACATTGGCGGAGGAGATAACAAATTATGTAAGCTACTGGCGGAACATTAGGAACAGCAGACTCCTCAATATAACCTTGGAAGACAGATGTGGACCCGAGTATGAGACTCTTGTTTGCCTCACTGATGATCTGCAATACCTTCTGATCAGACTACTGGACGATCTCCCTTCCCAAATGGTATTGGACATTAGACGCTTTGTAGATGAATTGGACGATATTCGATGTGTACTTAGTCCTACATGGATTAAAATATTTGTGGAGGGTGACATATCTGATTTCATTGCAAGCGATATATATAACTGCGCAAATCTGGCGAGTCATGTAATTTCAGATCTCAACACACACGATCAAGAGAAGATTGCTCACATTACAGATGTTGCCTGGAAGATCTACATGAAATACAATGAAACTACCAGTTCAATTGACGATTTCTTCAGATATGCGAGGCTGATATTGGAGGAAGTCGTGTTAAGTAAAACTCTAGCTACCAGATATGTAAGGGAGCTCAGCGTACTCCACACATTTATCAAGGACCACGGAAGTATAAAACTCCAGGATAAGTATCAAGAAATTGAACTAATCTTCTATGACACTTGGATGCAACTCTGGTCACTCTGGTTAAGAAAACTGAAGAGTAAAAAGGAATTTCTTACTCTAACTCTTGACATCTTCAAAGATATTACAGCAAACATGCTGCAACTGGACTTGATTGAATATTTAGTCCAGATGCCTAAAGCTAATGAGCTTTTGCGTGATCTTCGCATATCTCTCGTCACAGCGGAAGCTGATAACCTATTTGTAAAGTTAGTTTACTCCCTTGAGAAAAATCTAGTGGAAACTCTCACGACGGAGGGAGTAGGTGATGTGGTTGAAGATGTAGAGGTTGAGGTTATTGAAGCAGCACACAATTATATCTTATTTTTCAGGGAATTTAAAAATGATGGTTGTTCTGGTCTGAAGGAAGGAGTTGACGGCTTCAACGCATCGCTCAGACACGCTTATGATGAATATATCAAGTTGCCAAGCATGGAGTTGTCCATGTCTGATTTCGAGTTCTGTGATATGTTACTGAATTTGACAGACTTCATGGAAACCGATACTCACATTTCAGATCAAATTGGAATACTCCATGATGATTTATCTATTTGCCTTTCTTTTCTTCAACCTTATACAATGAGGCACGCTAAACAAGAGGAAGTCAAGCAGATATGGACTCAGATTATGAAATTGGGTCGCAAAGTGGACAACATGATACACACATTTGAGGAGTTTCCTACATGGTATAACAAACTACGAGTTTCTTATGTCTCAAGAGAGGTTAAACTTATTAAGGAAACTTTGCCGAAAATTTCCATGACTGAAGTTGAGGGTCCAGATATACATGCTGAATACCAAATGGGAAAAGGCCACGCAACTGAGGATTCCAAAGATGAAGTCAGTTTTGAGGAGGAAGATAGACTGAGGACACAACTTACCACAGGGTCACGGAATTTGGAGAAAATATCGATAGTTGGTATGCCTGGTTTAGGCAAGACAACCCTAGCCATGCGTCTATACAAAGATTGTGCCAAGTTTTTCAATGCTCATGCTTGGTGTTATGTTGGGCAAGAGTTTCGAAGGAAAGAGCTTCTCCAAAACATCATTGGTCAGATTAGTGAGCGACCCAGCAGTGAAATCAATGTCATGGGGGTGGAAGATTTAGCTACACTCTTGAAGCAGTGTCTACGTCAAAAAAGGAACTATTTCATAGTCTTAGATGATGTATGGGATGTTGCTGCTTGGGATGCTCTTTGCAAAAGTTTTCCATCCAGCGACAATGGAAGTAAAATACTAATAACAAGTAGGTACAGCATCGTCGGAGAGAAAGTTTGTGGTGATAAAAATGTAACAAATGTTATAAAACTCAACCTCCTAACTGCAGACAAAAGCTGGGATCTATTGCAGAAGAAAGTATTTGGGACGAGGAGTTGTCCTAAAAGATTATGTGAAGTCGGGAAAGGAATCGCAGAGAAATGTTGTGGGCTGCCACTTTCAATTGTTATGATAGCTGGAGTTCTTAAAAATAAAAATGAGACGGAAGATGGTTGGAAGGAAATTGAACGGAGCCTGGATGGTCACCTCTTAACCGAGGGTTCTAGTACGCTAGAACTAAGTTACAGACATCTACCAGTTCGCATGAAGCAATGCTTTCTATATTGCGCAGCATTCTCTAAAGGTACAGAAATCCCTAGGTCGAAACTGATACGACTATGGCTTGCAGAAAGATTCGTAAAGACTTCTTATGAGCAGGAAAGTTTGGAAAGCGCTGCAGAGAAGTACTTGCACGACTTAGTTGACAGAAGTTTGCTAATGGTTGCAAAAAGTGGTTCTAATCATCAAATTCAGACCTGTAGGATTCACGATTTGCTGCTAGATTTTTgcatacaaaaagcaaaggcgGAGAAACTTCTATTCACAATGGACAG GTTGGATGATTTGGGGAGTTTTCAACAGCGTGGTCGCGTATACTTTTGCTCAATTGGCGAACACTTCGAGAGAGACATATTTGATAAATTATTAACACCTCTAAAACCGCGTTCCTTGATCTGCGCTGTGCCGTTATATGTACCATGGGACACCATCCCGTTTGTGTTTAAGAATTTAAAATCACTTACTTTGCTGGATTTAGATAAATGCGAGTTTAATGATGACCTTTCTGCAATTGTAGAAGAACTGACATTGTTAAGGTACTTGGCCTTAAGGGGTTCGATGACAAGAATCCCATCAACAATTAGTGGTTTCTTGAACCTTGAAACGCTTATTGTGAGAGGAACCCGCGGTGAGGTTGAGGTTCCTCACACCATTTTCAGTCTGAGCAAATTAAGAGAGCTCCTGGTGAATAAACGTGCACGAATCTGTATGCATCCGAGTAACGACAACTCTGTAAGTAGTCTCCAAAACTTCTCTACCCCTATTCTTTCAGGGAGAATTGCAGATCAGATAATTGTAAGGTTACCAAATCTTCGAAAGCTAAGATGCATAATATTGGAGCCATTCGACTGGTCTATTCTTGATCGCCTTTGTCACCTTGAATGTTTGAGAGTGTTCTATCAAAGCTGGAGTCCATTTTGTGGCAAGTTTAGATTTCCCTCGAATCTGTACAAACTAACACTTTCTGGATTTAAGTCACCCTGGTTGGAAATAGAAAAGATTGCTGTTATGCTGCCTCGGCTTGAGATCCTCAAGTTACAGTTGAGAGCCTTTGAAGGGGAACAATGGAACACAACGGCGACCTTCAAAAACCTGAAATACTTGAGAATGGAGGGGCTTAATATTAAAGAATGGGAAGCATCAGATGATAACTTTCCAAGTTTAGAGCGATTAGTTGTCCGCCGATGCAAGTCGCTTCATAAAATTCCGGAAGAATTTGGAAGCATTGGAGATTTAATGGGCATTGAAGCACACTGGTGTGATGCCTCTCTCGGGAAGTCGGTTCTAAAGATCAAGAGGGATCAGATTGATGGAGGTAACATGAAGTTCGAGGCCATAATCTATCCCAATGTGATCGACCTTAGCGATGATGAAGATCTTAGTGAGTAG